A region from the Sphingomonas sp. S2-65 genome encodes:
- a CDS encoding MATE family efflux transporter produces the protein MATRAPARRDLTTGPIGRTLLLFALPTLGSNILQSLNGSINTIWVGRFLGEDALAATSNANIIMFLLFGAVFGFGMAATVLIGQAMGRHDIDGARQAFGAAVGLVLGSAVFVAILGYFLSPAILRLLATPGDAMPLALSYLRVIFLGLPAAMLLVLLMMGLRGAGDAMTPLWFMILSVILDAGLNPVLILGLGPAPALGIAGSAAATLIANHLAVTGLLVTIYMRDLPIRLRGREVGYLLPSAALMRTILGKGLPMGAQMLVMSLAGLTMVGLVNRLGVDTVAAYAVSQQLWTYIQMPAMAIGAAVSAMAAQNIGAGAWNRVGGITRAGLLYNCLITGAMVAAVLLFDRPVMTLFLVGESPALPIARHIQLIASWNFVLFGMTMVLFSTVRANGAVWMPLLALIVAMYPVRIGFALGARGILGSDALWWSFPIGSLAALGLAASYYRYGNWRRGAMLRPHEGHEQALASTEPAGRLQPTG, from the coding sequence ATGGCAACGCGCGCACCCGCCAGACGGGACCTTACGACCGGGCCGATCGGCCGCACGCTCTTATTGTTCGCGCTACCCACCCTGGGTTCGAACATCCTCCAGTCGCTCAACGGATCGATCAACACGATCTGGGTCGGCCGCTTCCTGGGTGAGGATGCGCTCGCGGCAACCTCCAACGCCAACATCATCATGTTCCTTCTGTTCGGTGCGGTGTTCGGCTTCGGCATGGCGGCCACGGTGCTCATCGGCCAGGCGATGGGCCGGCACGACATCGACGGCGCCCGCCAGGCGTTCGGCGCGGCGGTCGGGCTGGTGCTGGGCAGTGCGGTGTTCGTCGCGATCCTCGGCTATTTCCTCTCACCGGCCATCCTGCGCCTGCTCGCTACCCCAGGCGACGCGATGCCGCTGGCGCTCAGCTATTTGCGAGTAATTTTCCTCGGACTTCCCGCCGCCATGCTGCTGGTGTTGCTGATGATGGGGCTGCGCGGCGCCGGGGACGCCATGACGCCTCTGTGGTTCATGATCCTCAGCGTCATCCTGGATGCCGGGCTCAATCCCGTGCTGATCCTGGGACTGGGACCCGCGCCTGCCCTAGGGATCGCCGGTTCCGCGGCGGCGACGCTGATCGCCAATCATCTTGCCGTGACAGGGCTGCTTGTCACTATCTACATGCGCGATTTGCCGATCCGGCTGCGCGGTCGTGAGGTTGGGTACTTGTTGCCCAGCGCCGCCTTGATGCGCACGATCCTTGGCAAGGGGCTGCCGATGGGCGCGCAGATGCTGGTGATGTCCCTGGCCGGGCTTACCATGGTAGGGCTGGTCAATCGCCTCGGCGTCGATACGGTCGCGGCCTATGCCGTCTCGCAGCAGCTGTGGACCTATATCCAGATGCCGGCGATGGCGATCGGCGCTGCTGTCAGCGCGATGGCCGCTCAGAATATCGGGGCAGGCGCCTGGAACCGGGTCGGCGGGATCACCCGCGCCGGGCTGCTGTACAACTGCCTGATCACCGGCGCGATGGTGGCCGCGGTGCTGCTTTTCGATCGTCCGGTTATGACCCTGTTCCTGGTCGGCGAAAGCCCTGCGCTGCCAATCGCGCGGCACATCCAACTTATCGCCAGCTGGAACTTCGTGCTGTTCGGCATGACGATGGTGCTGTTCTCCACCGTCCGCGCCAACGGCGCAGTGTGGATGCCGTTGCTGGCGCTGATCGTCGCCATGTATCCGGTACGCATCGGCTTCGCCCTGGGTGCGCGAGGGATCTTGGGAAGCGACGCCCTGTGGTGGAGTTTCCCGATCGGCTCGCTCGCGGCGCTTGGTTTGGCAGCGAGCTACTACCGATACGGCAATTGGCGTCGCGGCGCGATGCTGCGTCCACACGAGGGGCACGAGCAGGCGCTCGCCTCGACCGAGCCCGCCGGGCGCTTGCAACCGACTGGATGA
- a CDS encoding diacylglycerol/lipid kinase family protein: protein MTKSSVKAVMVVNTKSRSGQRSFERARARFAELDYLVDAHAVENPEQLTQTVTTALQSDPEILIIGGGDGTISCLVDLIVGKGVRLGVLPLGTANSFSRSLGIPLDVDGAVDVIVNGAPRRIDLGMIGDDYFANAAAIGLSPKIAETVPHLAKRWFGRAGYLSWAALQFVRFKPFTLIVGSGAEAQRLKVVEVRISNGPFHGGTELVESAKLDSGRIVIQAVKGPLKRRLIHNWAASALRLKTRHADVVEFSGKALEIATEPPLPISIDGEVLAKTPTIAKVAPGVIEVMAPRD from the coding sequence ATGACGAAAAGTTCGGTCAAGGCAGTGATGGTGGTGAACACCAAGTCGCGCAGCGGGCAGCGATCGTTCGAGCGCGCACGTGCGCGGTTTGCCGAGCTGGACTATCTGGTTGACGCGCATGCAGTCGAAAATCCTGAGCAGCTGACGCAAACCGTTACGACGGCGTTACAGTCTGATCCCGAGATATTGATCATCGGCGGCGGCGACGGCACGATCAGCTGCCTGGTCGACCTGATCGTCGGCAAGGGAGTGCGGCTGGGCGTATTGCCTCTCGGCACCGCCAACAGCTTCTCGCGGTCGCTCGGCATCCCGCTAGATGTGGACGGCGCCGTCGACGTGATCGTCAACGGAGCACCACGGCGGATCGACCTGGGAATGATCGGCGACGATTACTTCGCTAACGCCGCGGCGATCGGGCTGTCGCCCAAGATCGCTGAAACCGTTCCGCACCTGGCGAAACGTTGGTTCGGACGGGCCGGATATCTCAGCTGGGCGGCGCTTCAGTTCGTGCGATTCAAGCCGTTCACCCTCATCGTCGGCTCGGGAGCCGAGGCGCAGCGGCTGAAGGTGGTCGAGGTGCGGATCTCCAACGGCCCATTCCACGGCGGCACGGAGCTGGTGGAGAGCGCAAAGCTCGACAGCGGGCGGATCGTCATCCAGGCCGTGAAAGGGCCGCTGAAGCGCCGGCTGATCCACAATTGGGCAGCGTCGGCGCTACGGCTCAAGACCCGGCACGCGGACGTGGTGGAGTTCAGCGGCAAGGCGCTCGAAATTGCCACCGAGCCTCCCCTCCCGATCTCCATCGACGGCGAGGTGCTCGCCAAGACCCCGACCATCGCCAAGGTTGCCCCTGGCGTGATCGAGGTCATGGCCCCGCGCGACTAG
- a CDS encoding GNAT family N-acetyltransferase → MIHTARLVLRPTEARDREPLIAMLANPEVMRDLVRNPTRETAQASIDRHIGYRDSHGLGFWTVEHDGAVAGLCGLKPGAPNTPIQGETEIGWLFDLPFWGKGLATEAARASLEWGWANTPAPRVVAITAAGHIKSQQVMDRLGMHRLVDGDFNHPLFAEEDAMRATVTFAIHRPGTH, encoded by the coding sequence ATGATCCACACGGCAAGGCTCGTCCTGCGGCCGACCGAAGCGCGCGATCGTGAACCGTTGATCGCCATGCTCGCCAACCCGGAAGTGATGCGCGACCTGGTGCGCAATCCCACGCGGGAGACCGCCCAAGCCAGCATCGATCGCCATATCGGCTACCGCGACAGCCATGGCTTGGGCTTCTGGACGGTCGAGCACGACGGCGCAGTGGCGGGGCTGTGCGGCCTGAAGCCGGGCGCACCGAACACCCCGATCCAGGGCGAAACGGAAATCGGCTGGCTGTTCGACCTGCCGTTCTGGGGCAAGGGGCTGGCGACGGAAGCCGCCCGGGCGTCGTTGGAGTGGGGCTGGGCCAACACCCCGGCGCCCCGCGTGGTGGCGATCACCGCCGCGGGTCACATCAAGAGCCAGCAGGTCATGGATCGGCTTGGCATGCATCGACTGGTCGACGGCGACTTCAACCATCCCCTGTTCGCCGAGGAAGACGCCATGCGCGCGACGGTGACGTTCGCGATTCATCGGCCGGGAACGCATTGA
- a CDS encoding valine--tRNA ligase, with amino-acid sequence MTELPKTFDPAEIESRWYGHWEDKGLFAPERPGADPWTLVNPPPNVTGSLHIGHALDNTLQDILVRHARLKGKDARWVVGTDHAGIATQMVVERQLNAVQQKRTDFTREEFVAKVWEWKEESGGEITQQLRRLGCSMDWANERFTMDEGFSKAVLKVFVELHKQGLIYRDKRLVNWDSKLGTAISDLEVETKDVKGSFWRLRYPLEDGSGFIEVATTRPETMLADMAVAVNASDERYTALVGKKVRLPITGRLIPIITDDHADPELGSGAVKITPGHDFNDFEVGGRAGIEARDMLNMLDAKARITQTADGLIPEDLLGLDRFEARKVIVQRLKDDGVLIPHLDKEGAEHDAEPRTIATPFGDRSGEVIEPWLTDQWYVDAATLAKPAIEAVRSGATRIVPKSWEKTYFNWMENIQPWCVSRQLWWGHQIPAWFAQDGSIFVAESEAEAQAAAGEGVALTRDPDVLDTWFSSALWPFATMGWPDADVKASGRYPNDVLISGFDILFFWDARMMMQGLQFLGEVPFKTLYLHGLVRASDGQKMSKSKGNVVNPLGLIDKYGADALRFFMAAMESQGRDIKMDEKRIEGYRNFATKLWNAARFCQSNGIAASTTLEPPPAELAVNRWIIAETVAAVQALDLALADLRFDEAANTIYQFTWSRFCDWYLELIKPVIQGEGGVPATGPGAEETRAVAGWVLDQILVMLHPFMPFITEELWSKMGPRDHELIVAAWPMADARALDPQAAQEIDWLIRLVSEVRAARTELNVPPGARLPIHVRDASGETAARLVRQEAALARLARVDQAQGEVPAGGALQIIVDEATFVLPLGDVVDLDAEKTRLTKAIAAAEKERDGLAGRLGNPSFVERAKPEAVEKARADHADKAAEAERLSAALARLG; translated from the coding sequence ATGACCGAACTCCCCAAGACCTTCGACCCCGCCGAAATCGAATCCCGCTGGTATGGCCATTGGGAAGACAAGGGCCTGTTCGCGCCCGAGCGCCCCGGCGCCGATCCCTGGACTCTGGTCAACCCGCCGCCCAACGTCACTGGCAGCCTGCATATCGGCCACGCACTCGACAACACGCTCCAGGACATCCTCGTCAGACACGCCCGGTTGAAGGGCAAGGACGCGCGCTGGGTGGTCGGCACCGACCATGCCGGCATCGCCACTCAGATGGTGGTCGAGCGCCAGCTCAATGCCGTCCAGCAGAAGCGCACCGACTTCACCCGCGAGGAATTCGTCGCGAAGGTGTGGGAGTGGAAGGAAGAGAGCGGCGGGGAGATCACCCAGCAGCTCCGCCGGCTCGGCTGCTCGATGGATTGGGCGAACGAACGCTTCACCATGGACGAGGGCTTCTCGAAAGCCGTGCTCAAGGTGTTCGTCGAGCTGCACAAGCAGGGCTTGATCTACCGCGACAAGCGGCTGGTGAACTGGGACTCCAAGCTCGGCACCGCAATCTCCGACCTTGAGGTCGAGACCAAGGACGTCAAGGGCAGTTTCTGGCGCCTGCGCTATCCGCTCGAGGATGGCAGCGGCTTCATTGAAGTCGCAACCACCCGGCCCGAGACGATGCTCGCCGACATGGCCGTCGCGGTGAACGCCAGCGACGAGCGCTACACTGCGCTTGTCGGCAAGAAGGTGCGCCTGCCGATCACCGGCCGCCTGATCCCGATCATCACCGACGACCATGCCGATCCCGAACTCGGTTCGGGCGCGGTCAAGATCACGCCGGGCCACGACTTCAACGATTTCGAAGTCGGCGGCCGCGCCGGGATTGAGGCGCGCGACATGCTCAACATGCTCGACGCCAAGGCGCGCATCACCCAGACCGCAGACGGGCTGATCCCCGAGGATCTGCTCGGCCTCGACCGCTTCGAGGCACGCAAGGTTATCGTCCAGCGGCTCAAGGATGACGGCGTCCTGATCCCGCATCTCGACAAGGAAGGCGCCGAGCACGACGCCGAGCCGCGCACGATCGCCACGCCGTTCGGCGACCGCTCGGGCGAAGTGATCGAGCCCTGGCTCACCGACCAATGGTATGTCGACGCCGCCACCCTCGCCAAGCCAGCGATCGAAGCCGTTCGCTCGGGCGCGACCAGGATCGTGCCCAAGAGCTGGGAAAAGACCTATTTCAACTGGATGGAGAACATCCAGCCCTGGTGCGTCTCGCGCCAGCTTTGGTGGGGGCACCAGATCCCGGCCTGGTTCGCACAAGACGGCAGCATCTTTGTCGCTGAGAGTGAAGCCGAGGCTCAGGCTGCAGCAGGTGAGGGCGTTGCGCTCACCCGGGATCCCGACGTGCTCGACACTTGGTTCTCCTCGGCACTGTGGCCGTTCGCGACGATGGGCTGGCCCGATGCCGATGTGAAGGCCTCTGGCCGCTATCCCAACGACGTGCTGATCTCCGGCTTCGACATCCTGTTCTTCTGGGATGCCCGGATGATGATGCAGGGTTTGCAGTTCCTGGGCGAAGTGCCCTTCAAGACGCTGTACTTGCATGGTTTGGTGCGCGCGTCGGACGGGCAAAAGATGTCCAAGTCCAAGGGCAACGTGGTCAATCCGCTCGGGCTGATCGACAAATACGGCGCCGACGCGCTGCGCTTCTTCATGGCGGCGATGGAGAGCCAGGGGCGCGACATCAAGATGGATGAGAAGCGGATCGAGGGCTACCGCAACTTCGCCACCAAGCTCTGGAACGCCGCACGCTTCTGCCAGTCCAACGGGATCGCGGCCAGCACCACGCTTGAGCCGCCACCTGCCGAGCTCGCGGTAAACCGCTGGATTATCGCGGAAACCGTGGCGGCGGTGCAAGCGCTCGACCTTGCGCTGGCCGATCTCCGCTTCGACGAAGCGGCTAACACCATCTATCAGTTCACGTGGAGCCGCTTCTGCGACTGGTATCTCGAGCTGATCAAGCCGGTGATCCAGGGTGAGGGCGGTGTGCCCGCGACCGGTCCTGGTGCAGAAGAAACCCGCGCCGTCGCCGGCTGGGTCCTCGACCAGATCCTGGTCATGCTCCACCCGTTCATGCCCTTCATCACCGAAGAGCTTTGGTCCAAGATGGGGCCGCGCGATCATGAACTGATCGTCGCCGCCTGGCCGATGGCGGACGCCCGCGCGCTCGATCCCCAAGCGGCGCAGGAGATCGATTGGCTGATCCGGCTGGTCAGCGAAGTCCGTGCCGCTCGCACCGAGCTCAACGTGCCCCCGGGCGCGCGGCTGCCCATCCATGTCCGTGACGCCAGCGGCGAAACCGCCGCGCGGCTCGTCCGGCAGGAGGCGGCGCTCGCCCGCCTGGCACGCGTCGACCAGGCGCAGGGCGAGGTGCCCGCGGGCGGTGCGCTCCAGATCATCGTCGACGAAGCGACCTTCGTCCTCCCGCTCGGCGATGTCGTCGATCTCGACGCCGAGAAGACTCGGCTGACCAAGGCGATCGCCGCGGCCGAGAAGGAGCGCGACGGGCTGGCGGGGCGCCTCGGCAACCCAAGCTTCGTAGAACGGGCCAAGCCCGAGGCGGTGGAAAAGGCGCGCGCCGACCATGCCGACAAGGCGGCGGAGGCCGAGCGGCTATCGGCGGCACTGGCGCGGCTCGGCTAG
- the hemB gene encoding porphobilinogen synthase — MSQYPALRLRRTRAAAWSRRMHAETVLTPADLIWPMFVTEGEGEEPIAALPGVSRWCLKGIVEQARQASALGIPCIALFPNTPPALRSEDGREALNPDNLMCRAIRAIKNAVPEVGVLTDVALDPYTSHGHDGLVDARGYVLNDETAALLTEQALVQAEAGSDIVAPSDMMDGRIGLIRSALEANGHANVQIMAYAAKYASGFYGPFRDAVGSRGLLKGDKKTYQMDPANAEEALREVSLDLAEGADSVMVKPGLPYLDIILRVKNAFEVPVFAYQVSGEYAMIEAAAAVGAGDREALVMETLLAFKRAGCSGVLTYHAPLAARLLGA, encoded by the coding sequence ATGAGTCAGTATCCCGCGCTTCGTCTCCGCCGCACCCGTGCCGCCGCTTGGAGCAGGCGGATGCATGCCGAAACCGTGCTCACGCCCGCCGACCTGATCTGGCCCATGTTCGTGACAGAGGGCGAAGGCGAGGAACCGATCGCGGCGCTTCCCGGCGTTTCGCGCTGGTGCCTGAAGGGCATCGTCGAACAAGCGCGCCAGGCCAGCGCTCTAGGCATTCCCTGCATTGCGCTGTTTCCCAACACGCCTCCAGCGCTGCGTAGCGAAGATGGCCGGGAGGCGCTCAACCCGGACAATCTGATGTGCCGCGCGATCCGCGCGATCAAGAACGCCGTGCCGGAGGTGGGTGTCCTCACCGATGTGGCACTCGATCCTTACACCAGTCACGGACATGACGGTCTTGTTGACGCCCGAGGCTATGTGCTGAACGACGAAACTGCGGCGCTCCTCACCGAGCAGGCCTTGGTTCAGGCGGAGGCGGGATCGGACATCGTCGCACCTTCGGACATGATGGACGGGCGGATCGGGCTGATCCGCAGCGCGCTGGAGGCGAATGGCCACGCCAATGTGCAGATCATGGCATATGCGGCCAAATACGCCAGCGGCTTCTACGGTCCGTTCCGCGACGCAGTGGGATCGCGAGGCCTGTTGAAGGGCGACAAGAAGACGTACCAGATGGATCCCGCCAATGCCGAGGAAGCGTTGCGCGAAGTCTCGCTGGATCTGGCCGAGGGCGCAGACAGCGTTATGGTCAAGCCGGGGCTGCCCTATCTCGACATCATATTGCGTGTGAAGAACGCCTTTGAAGTGCCTGTGTTTGCCTACCAGGTCTCCGGAGAATATGCGATGATCGAGGCCGCTGCCGCAGTAGGGGCAGGGGACCGCGAGGCGCTGGTGATGGAAACCCTGCTGGCGTTCAAACGCGCGGGCTGTTCGGGGGTGCTGACCTACCACGCCCCGCTGGCTGCCAGGCTGCTTGGTGCATGA
- a CDS encoding N-succinylarginine dihydrolase: MLREINFDGIIGPSHNFAGLSPGNLAATRNQGLVSRPRAAALQGLAKMRANLSLGLAQGILLPHARPNRRWLRSLGTSYQLAPPHLRAQAFSASAMWAANAATVSPSPDAADGRCHLTTANLATLPHRSHEWPETLAQLRLAFAHDAFRVHGPVPPPFGDEGAANHMRLAAHHDAPGIEVFVFGVAGGAFPARQHRDASEAIARLHGLDPARTFFAQQSPEAIAAGAFHNDVVAVANGRVLFAHEQAFADPNALYADLRDALPEVEIVEVPASRVSLEDAIASYLFNAQLVTLPTGETTLIVPQEARETPSVWRWLEEHVAGNGPIRRLEVIDVRESMSNGGGPACLRLRVVADPATIDPRFMVDAEKLNAIGALIERHWPEAIAAEDLQAPALIDQVEGARAALLEMVGCVELINS; encoded by the coding sequence ATGCTCCGCGAGATCAACTTCGACGGGATCATCGGCCCAAGCCACAATTTCGCAGGGCTCAGCCCGGGAAATCTCGCCGCGACGCGCAACCAGGGTCTCGTCTCGCGCCCCCGTGCCGCGGCGTTGCAGGGATTGGCCAAGATGCGGGCGAACCTCAGCCTCGGATTGGCCCAGGGCATCTTGCTGCCGCACGCGCGGCCCAACCGTCGCTGGCTGCGGAGCTTGGGCACGAGCTACCAACTCGCCCCACCCCATCTGCGCGCCCAGGCTTTCTCGGCTTCGGCGATGTGGGCCGCCAACGCCGCCACGGTGTCGCCGTCTCCGGACGCCGCAGACGGGCGCTGCCATCTCACCACGGCGAACCTCGCCACCCTGCCGCACCGCAGCCATGAATGGCCGGAAACCCTGGCGCAACTGCGCCTCGCCTTCGCCCATGATGCGTTTCGCGTGCACGGTCCGGTTCCTCCTCCCTTCGGAGACGAGGGCGCGGCCAATCATATGCGACTGGCGGCGCATCACGACGCCCCCGGGATTGAGGTGTTCGTGTTCGGCGTGGCGGGCGGCGCCTTTCCCGCACGCCAGCACCGCGACGCGAGCGAGGCCATCGCCCGCCTTCATGGCCTGGATCCCGCCCGAACCTTCTTCGCACAACAATCGCCCGAGGCGATCGCCGCCGGCGCCTTCCACAACGATGTGGTCGCAGTGGCGAACGGGCGCGTTCTGTTCGCGCACGAACAGGCGTTCGCCGATCCAAACGCGCTCTACGCCGACTTGCGCGACGCGCTGCCCGAGGTCGAGATCGTGGAAGTGCCTGCTTCCAGAGTGAGCCTCGAAGACGCGATCGCCTCCTACCTGTTCAATGCGCAGCTGGTGACGCTCCCCACAGGGGAAACGACCTTGATCGTGCCCCAGGAGGCACGCGAGACGCCAAGCGTGTGGCGATGGCTGGAGGAGCATGTCGCGGGCAACGGCCCGATCCGCCGCCTGGAGGTGATCGACGTGCGGGAGTCGATGAGCAACGGCGGGGGGCCCGCCTGCCTGCGCCTGCGGGTCGTCGCCGACCCCGCCACCATAGATCCCCGCTTCATGGTCGACGCGGAGAAGCTGAACGCGATCGGCGCGTTGATCGAACGCCACTGGCCCGAAGCGATAGCTGCTGAGGACCTGCAAGCCCCTGCCCTGATCGATCAGGTCGAGGGCGCACGCGCGGCGTTGCTTGAGATGGTCGGATGTGTCGAGTTAATTAACAGTTAA
- a CDS encoding spermidine synthase, which produces MDTQAGPPREMLASGRLRWLFVAAILTGSFLLFLVQPMIARMALPRIGGAPAVWNSAMLVYQALLLAGYAYAHWLGRFRLRVQALVHVGVLAVAALQLPIGLIATELPGSIDPALWVPWLLCASIGPLFFAISAQAPLLQRWYAAASGGRDPYALYAASNIGSFGGLIAYPLLVEPGLALHGQSWLWTAGYALVAVLVAGCGLLLPTNSGDAVPELAHSVRPTPGRVAWWIALALVPSGLMLATTTFLTTDIVAVPLLWVLPLGLYLLSFSLAFREGSALPDLLAKFVPVMLLLFGATLIAGHQQFAYLNAAIGLLLLFMVSVALHARMYALRPAPDRLTGFYLAMAFGGALGGVFSALVAPLVFDWTYEYPLLILAAGLLVPQSFLFPALERFWRGSRAAQRGRTVLMIVVVVGLVALGFWNPGRLFGSFSEQMAFVAVAAVGLVAVGRRAPFMVALAGALFIFGGQRAIDMSLSGARIRSYFGVYTVTDQDGERRLAHGTTVHGLQLLGARERMPTTYYVPGSGVGQAMEALPSLYGPRARVGVVGLGTGTLACYARPGQQWRFFEIDPAVVRIARERFTFLARCLPDPTVLLGDARLQIDHMPAASLDLLALDAFSSDAVPMHLMTAEAFASYGRVLAPNGLLLVHISNRFLALTPVVAAAAERGGWHAARMIYQPSALEKQDEASTSDWIALSHDPAKLAALTGTGHGWRPLVARRGFAGWTDDYASIVPVLRGTGGGASDDD; this is translated from the coding sequence ATGGATACCCAAGCCGGGCCGCCGCGAGAGATGCTCGCTTCCGGAAGGCTGCGCTGGCTGTTCGTCGCCGCGATCCTCACCGGGTCCTTCCTGCTGTTCCTTGTCCAGCCGATGATCGCGCGCATGGCACTGCCGCGGATCGGCGGCGCACCGGCCGTGTGGAATTCGGCGATGCTGGTGTACCAGGCGTTGTTACTCGCCGGCTATGCCTATGCCCATTGGCTGGGGCGGTTCCGCCTGCGTGTTCAGGCGCTGGTGCATGTCGGCGTGCTCGCAGTGGCGGCCTTGCAGCTGCCGATTGGCCTCATCGCCACGGAACTGCCGGGCTCGATCGATCCCGCGCTCTGGGTGCCATGGCTGCTATGCGCGTCGATCGGCCCGTTGTTCTTCGCGATCTCGGCCCAGGCGCCGTTGCTCCAGCGCTGGTACGCAGCGGCAAGCGGCGGACGCGATCCCTACGCCCTCTACGCCGCGTCCAACATCGGCAGCTTTGGCGGGTTGATCGCCTACCCCCTGCTGGTCGAACCTGGCCTGGCACTGCATGGTCAAAGCTGGCTCTGGACCGCCGGCTATGCGCTGGTCGCGGTGCTGGTGGCGGGCTGTGGGCTGCTGTTACCCACCAACTCCGGCGATGCAGTGCCGGAACTCGCCCATAGTGTCCGCCCCACGCCGGGGCGTGTCGCGTGGTGGATCGCCCTTGCCCTCGTGCCATCGGGGCTGATGCTGGCGACCACGACCTTCCTCACGACCGACATCGTCGCGGTACCGCTCCTGTGGGTGCTACCGCTCGGACTGTACCTGCTCAGCTTCTCGCTCGCCTTCCGCGAAGGCTCAGCCTTGCCCGATCTGCTCGCCAAGTTCGTGCCGGTCATGTTGCTGCTGTTCGGCGCGACGCTGATCGCCGGGCATCAACAGTTCGCCTATCTCAACGCAGCCATCGGGCTGTTGTTGCTGTTCATGGTGTCGGTAGCGCTGCATGCCCGCATGTACGCGCTGCGGCCCGCGCCCGACCGGCTGACCGGCTTCTACCTGGCGATGGCGTTCGGGGGAGCGCTGGGCGGCGTATTCTCGGCACTGGTTGCGCCGCTGGTGTTCGACTGGACCTATGAATATCCGCTTCTGATCCTGGCGGCGGGGCTGCTGGTGCCCCAGAGCTTCCTCTTCCCGGCGCTGGAGCGGTTCTGGAGAGGCTCGCGGGCGGCTCAGCGGGGCCGGACGGTGCTGATGATCGTGGTGGTGGTCGGGCTGGTCGCCCTAGGCTTCTGGAACCCGGGCCGGCTGTTCGGCAGCTTCAGCGAGCAAATGGCGTTCGTCGCAGTGGCGGCGGTAGGTCTGGTGGCGGTCGGGCGTCGTGCGCCGTTCATGGTGGCACTGGCCGGCGCATTGTTCATCTTCGGTGGCCAGCGCGCGATCGATATGTCGCTCAGCGGGGCGCGCATCCGCAGTTACTTCGGGGTGTATACCGTGACTGACCAGGACGGGGAGCGCAGGCTGGCCCACGGCACGACCGTCCACGGTCTGCAGCTGCTCGGCGCGCGCGAGCGGATGCCGACGACCTATTATGTTCCAGGGTCGGGCGTGGGGCAGGCGATGGAGGCCTTGCCCAGCCTCTATGGTCCGCGCGCACGCGTGGGCGTCGTGGGGCTCGGCACCGGGACGCTCGCTTGCTACGCGCGGCCTGGCCAGCAATGGCGGTTCTTCGAAATCGATCCAGCGGTGGTCCGCATCGCGCGCGAACGCTTCACGTTCCTGGCGCGGTGCCTGCCCGATCCCACCGTACTACTGGGCGATGCCCGGTTGCAGATCGACCACATGCCCGCCGCGAGCCTGGATCTCCTGGCGCTCGACGCGTTCTCGTCCGACGCCGTGCCGATGCACCTGATGACGGCCGAGGCGTTTGCCAGTTATGGCCGGGTTCTGGCGCCGAACGGCTTGCTGCTGGTCCACATCTCGAACCGGTTCCTGGCACTCACGCCCGTGGTTGCCGCCGCTGCCGAGCGGGGCGGCTGGCATGCGGCGCGGATGATCTACCAGCCAAGCGCGCTGGAGAAACAGGACGAGGCGTCGACCTCCGACTGGATCGCGCTGTCGCACGATCCCGCCAAGCTCGCCGCGCTGACGGGTACGGGCCATGGCTGGCGGCCGCTCGTCGCCAGGCGCGGCTTCGCAGGCTGGACCGACGACTATGCGTCGATCGTACCGGTTCTACGCGGCACCGGCGGCGGCGCCTCGGACGACGATTAG